From the genome of Halomonas sp. I5-271120, one region includes:
- a CDS encoding thiamine pyrophosphate-dependent dehydrogenase E1 component subunit alpha encodes MTTTTSSLVHSPTFLKGDEFSIDTFALLKQDGSLFEGAAAPELDRDKALRIYHAMVFTRVLDERMLAAQRQGRLSFYMQCTGEEAAVIGSAAALDDEDMIMAQYREQGALAYRGFSCDEFMNQMFGNERDYGKGRQMPIHYGSAKLHYMTISSPLATQIPQATGYAYGQKLAGDGHCTITYFGEGAASEGDFHAALNMATVHKVPVIFFCRNNGYAISTPAVEQFAADGVAPRAFGYKMRVIRVDGNDVLAVYQATLEARRLAVEHNQPVLIEAMTYRLAAHSSSDDPSGYRSKKEEEAWREKDPILRLRRWLESREWWSDEEEKTLQERLRREVLETMKVAQKRPAPPLESLITDVYDTPTPQLNEQLAALEAHIRLYPEAYPKSASQGSTTSSDAENGQGGR; translated from the coding sequence ATGACAACAACCACTTCCTCACTCGTTCACTCCCCGACCTTTCTGAAGGGCGACGAGTTTTCGATCGATACCTTCGCGTTGCTCAAGCAGGACGGCAGCCTCTTTGAAGGAGCAGCGGCGCCCGAACTCGACCGCGACAAGGCGCTGCGCATCTACCACGCCATGGTCTTCACCCGGGTGCTCGACGAGCGCATGCTGGCCGCTCAGCGCCAGGGCCGGCTGAGCTTCTACATGCAGTGTACCGGCGAGGAGGCCGCGGTAATCGGCAGTGCCGCGGCGCTGGATGACGAAGACATGATCATGGCTCAGTACCGTGAGCAGGGGGCGCTGGCCTATCGCGGCTTTAGCTGCGACGAATTCATGAATCAGATGTTCGGCAACGAGCGTGACTACGGCAAGGGACGTCAGATGCCGATCCACTATGGCTCGGCCAAGCTGCATTACATGACCATCTCCTCGCCGCTGGCCACTCAGATTCCTCAGGCCACCGGCTATGCCTATGGGCAGAAGCTCGCCGGCGATGGCCATTGCACTATCACCTATTTTGGCGAGGGGGCCGCCTCGGAGGGCGACTTCCATGCCGCGCTGAACATGGCCACGGTGCACAAGGTCCCGGTGATTTTTTTCTGTCGCAACAACGGCTATGCGATCTCCACCCCGGCGGTCGAGCAGTTCGCCGCCGATGGCGTCGCCCCCCGAGCCTTCGGCTACAAGATGCGGGTCATTCGGGTCGACGGCAACGACGTGCTGGCGGTCTATCAGGCCACTCTGGAGGCGCGCCGGCTGGCCGTGGAGCATAACCAGCCGGTATTGATCGAGGCCATGACCTATCGCCTGGCGGCCCATTCATCTTCCGATGATCCTTCCGGCTATCGCAGCAAGAAGGAAGAAGAAGCCTGGCGGGAAAAAGACCCGATCCTGCGACTACGCCGCTGGCTGGAATCCCGCGAGTGGTGGAGCGATGAAGAAGAGAAGACCCTGCAGGAGCGCCTGCGTCGTGAGGTGCTAGAAACCATGAAGGTAGCCCAGAAGCGCCCGGCGCCGCCTCTCGAGAGCCTGATCACTGATGTCTACGACACCCCCACGCCGCAATTGAACGAGCAGCTTGCCGCGCTGGAAGCGCATATCCGGCTTTATCCAGAGGCCTATCCCAAGAGCGCTTCCCAAGGCTCGACTACGTCATCGGATGCCGAGAACGGCCAGGGAGGGCGCTGA
- a CDS encoding alpha-ketoacid dehydrogenase subunit beta, with protein sequence MANINLLQAINQALDIAMAADERVLCFGEDVGGFGGVFRATSHLQEKYGKARCFNTPLVEQGIIGFANGLAAQGSTPVAEIQFADYIFPAFDQIVNESAKFRYRSGNLFNVGGLTIRAPYGGGIAGGLYHSQSPEAYFAHTPGLKVVVPRNPHQAKGLLLASIRDPNPVLFFEPKRLYRASTGEVPESDYQLPLGEAEVIKEGSDITLLAWGAQMEVIEQAAELAEKEGISCEIIDLRSILPWDVETVATSVLKTGRLLISHEAPLTGGFAGEIAATIQERCFLYLESPISRVTGLDTPFPLTLEKEYLPDRLKVFEAIKASMAY encoded by the coding sequence ATGGCGAACATCAATTTACTGCAGGCCATCAATCAGGCGCTGGATATCGCCATGGCCGCCGATGAGCGAGTGCTGTGCTTCGGCGAAGACGTCGGCGGCTTCGGTGGCGTCTTCCGTGCCACCAGCCACCTGCAGGAAAAATACGGCAAGGCACGCTGCTTCAACACGCCGCTGGTCGAGCAGGGCATCATCGGCTTCGCCAATGGCCTGGCCGCTCAGGGCTCAACGCCGGTGGCGGAGATCCAATTTGCCGACTACATCTTTCCGGCCTTCGACCAGATCGTTAACGAGTCGGCCAAGTTCCGCTACCGGTCTGGCAATCTGTTCAATGTCGGCGGCCTGACCATTCGCGCGCCCTACGGTGGCGGCATCGCCGGCGGGCTCTATCACTCCCAGTCGCCTGAGGCGTATTTCGCGCATACGCCGGGCCTCAAGGTCGTGGTGCCCCGCAACCCGCACCAGGCCAAGGGGTTGTTGCTGGCGTCCATCCGTGACCCCAACCCGGTGCTGTTCTTCGAGCCCAAGCGGCTCTATCGCGCCTCGACCGGTGAGGTGCCGGAAAGCGATTACCAGTTGCCCCTAGGTGAGGCCGAGGTGATCAAGGAAGGCAGCGATATCACCCTGCTGGCCTGGGGCGCCCAGATGGAAGTCATCGAACAGGCCGCTGAACTCGCCGAGAAGGAGGGTATCTCCTGCGAGATCATCGATCTGCGCAGTATTCTGCCCTGGGACGTCGAGACCGTGGCGACCTCGGTCTTAAAGACCGGCCGACTGCTGATCAGTCACGAGGCACCGCTGACCGGCGGCTTCGCCGGCGAGATTGCCGCCACCATCCAGGAGCGCTGTTTTCTGTACCTGGAGTCGCCGATCAGCCGGGTCACCGGCCTGGATACGCCCTTCCCGCTGACGCTGGAGAAGGAATACCTGCCCGATCGCCTCAAGGTCTTCGAGGCGATCAAGGCCAGCATGGCGTACTAG
- a CDS encoding 2-oxo acid dehydrogenase subunit E2, with protein MSRQAVSASGTDFVLPDIGEGIVECEVVEWRIQEGDEIAEDQPVVDVMTDKALVEITAPEAGRVTRLYYQQGEHARVHSPLFAYLPEGLDLSEGQAPSSAAEPAATNPQMTRQAGSTDEGAVASPSAPQQGRASAQGSGAFGRIPASPAVRRLVREHALSLSAIPGSGKHGRVLKDDVLRFLEQGDHSDEHRQPSSSETPAPTTVGGTSAVGEIRVEPLKGIQAVMARRMVASASTIPHFAYGDEIDVTELLALRERLKPEAEALGVRLTLMPFFMKALALAVQEFPILNSRLNDEVTEIHYQSACNIGMAVDSRVGLMVPNVKGVERRSLLAIAGEIARLTQEAREGRVQQADLKGGTISISNIGALGGTYATPIINAPEVAIVAIGKTQQLPRFDADGQVVSRAIMTATWSGDHRVIDGGTIARFVNRWKGYLESPQSMLLHLG; from the coding sequence TTGTCTCGGCAGGCCGTCTCCGCCAGCGGCACCGACTTCGTGCTGCCGGATATCGGCGAGGGCATCGTCGAGTGCGAGGTCGTCGAGTGGCGTATCCAGGAGGGCGACGAAATCGCCGAGGACCAGCCGGTGGTCGACGTGATGACCGACAAGGCATTGGTCGAAATCACCGCACCGGAGGCCGGCCGTGTGACCCGTCTTTACTATCAGCAGGGCGAGCATGCGCGGGTGCACTCGCCGCTGTTTGCCTATCTTCCCGAAGGACTAGATCTCTCCGAAGGGCAAGCGCCCTCTAGTGCCGCCGAGCCCGCGGCGACCAACCCGCAGATGACGCGGCAGGCGGGATCTACTGATGAGGGAGCAGTCGCGTCGCCGAGTGCACCGCAGCAAGGACGTGCCTCAGCCCAGGGCAGTGGTGCTTTCGGGCGGATCCCGGCGAGCCCGGCGGTGCGCCGTCTCGTGCGCGAGCATGCGCTGAGCCTTTCTGCCATTCCCGGCTCGGGCAAGCACGGCCGGGTGCTCAAGGACGACGTGCTGCGCTTCCTCGAACAGGGCGACCACAGCGACGAGCACCGCCAGCCATCGTCGAGCGAGACGCCTGCGCCGACGACGGTCGGTGGCACCTCCGCCGTCGGCGAGATCCGCGTCGAGCCCCTCAAGGGCATTCAGGCGGTGATGGCGCGGCGCATGGTGGCTTCGGCCAGCACCATTCCGCATTTTGCCTACGGCGACGAAATCGACGTCACCGAGCTGCTGGCGCTGCGCGAACGCCTCAAGCCCGAAGCCGAGGCGCTGGGGGTGAGGCTGACCTTGATGCCTTTCTTCATGAAGGCCCTGGCGCTTGCGGTGCAGGAGTTCCCGATCCTCAACAGCCGGCTCAATGATGAGGTCACCGAGATTCACTACCAGAGCGCCTGCAACATCGGCATGGCGGTGGACAGCCGGGTCGGCCTGATGGTGCCCAATGTGAAAGGCGTCGAGCGCAGGAGCCTGCTGGCCATCGCCGGTGAGATCGCGCGCCTGACCCAGGAGGCACGGGAAGGCCGCGTGCAGCAGGCAGATCTCAAGGGTGGCACCATCAGCATTTCCAATATCGGCGCCCTGGGCGGCACCTACGCCACGCCGATCATTAATGCCCCGGAGGTGGCCATCGTGGCGATCGGCAAGACTCAGCAGCTGCCGCGCTTCGATGCCGATGGCCAGGTGGTGAGCCGGGCGATCATGACCGCGACCTGGTCGGGCGATCATCGCGTGATCGACGGCGGCACCATTGCCCGTTTCGTCAATCGCTGGAAGGGCTATCTTGAGTCACCGCAAAGTATGTTGCTGCACCTTGGCTAG
- a CDS encoding protein kinase: MTATSLQQFYIPEEQSIYLLSHDDAKKLKDWVALCQTQLEQLGYRDIALIGKGAYGFVFAGRARHPAGEVEHVFKFTRVTLPQKLQDRLEEEAFMLEQVEHPRVPRLIAYQRVRNQSILVMERAPGENLEEVSLRHGRLSPRLVVHIAAQLADILRHLRRESGRRKPLVHGDIKPSNLVFDAATERIALIDWGSSVFAQLDERLQHVATNVMELMSDNLQQTNARLGDVYFIGEEQLNGALSSPRFDEQGAAGTLYALASGQSCRFGHRAIPATSLGLPMEFARMLDAMLSPDPALRLRAGDYFLDHMPRLARTVMVELDEPPEASLLPVWVRPAGREIDTVVYSSRKAFLREEGAPEQMSEVNDVQLDRYYKNFMQGMGETEKAFLAAVSRLGRYPVVGGLAIRWETDGIYVDISLNLHDPSLKAAFVSAVNNMIHLARAIYRRGIFKSCLFNARETLHVDRLGPDQPFILTPDMRLPYEVSAVPELEDHTRVHSYFEDGPDPEEFLVLPDEIIVSLEALNAIHHTGMIIFEALPTHLKIHSYYRLLDPARESEFRKRLDDILAAVGLIEGLGVSGFMKMPYKDTKFFAHIERMPERYYPKNPYSPKNPYAS, translated from the coding sequence ATGACGGCGACGTCGCTCCAGCAGTTCTACATCCCGGAAGAGCAGTCGATCTACCTGCTCAGCCATGACGATGCTAAGAAGCTCAAGGACTGGGTCGCGCTCTGCCAGACCCAGCTCGAGCAGCTCGGCTACCGTGACATCGCCCTGATCGGCAAGGGCGCCTATGGCTTCGTGTTTGCCGGTCGGGCGCGGCACCCGGCCGGCGAGGTCGAGCACGTCTTCAAGTTCACCCGGGTGACGCTACCTCAGAAGTTGCAGGACCGGCTCGAGGAAGAGGCCTTTATGCTCGAGCAGGTCGAGCATCCGCGGGTGCCCAGGCTGATTGCCTATCAGCGGGTGCGCAACCAGTCGATCCTGGTCATGGAGCGTGCACCGGGGGAGAACCTCGAAGAAGTATCGTTGCGCCACGGCCGGCTGTCGCCGCGGCTGGTGGTACATATTGCCGCGCAACTGGCGGACATCCTGCGGCACTTGCGCCGTGAGTCTGGGCGGCGCAAGCCGCTGGTGCACGGCGATATCAAGCCCTCGAACCTGGTCTTTGATGCCGCTACCGAACGTATCGCCCTGATCGACTGGGGCTCCTCGGTCTTCGCTCAGCTCGACGAGCGCCTGCAGCACGTGGCCACCAACGTCATGGAGCTGATGTCCGATAACCTGCAGCAGACCAACGCCCGCCTGGGCGATGTCTATTTCATTGGCGAAGAGCAGCTGAACGGCGCACTGTCGTCGCCACGTTTCGATGAGCAGGGCGCGGCCGGGACGCTATATGCACTGGCCTCGGGGCAGTCCTGTCGTTTCGGCCATCGGGCGATACCGGCAACGTCGCTTGGCCTGCCCATGGAGTTTGCCCGCATGCTCGACGCCATGCTTTCGCCGGACCCGGCGCTGAGGCTGCGGGCCGGCGATTACTTTCTTGATCATATGCCGCGGCTGGCGCGCACCGTGATGGTCGAGCTCGACGAGCCCCCCGAGGCGTCACTGCTACCCGTCTGGGTGCGTCCGGCCGGGCGCGAGATCGATACCGTGGTCTACAGCTCGCGCAAGGCCTTCCTGCGCGAGGAAGGCGCGCCGGAGCAGATGAGCGAGGTTAACGACGTTCAGCTCGACCGTTACTACAAGAACTTCATGCAGGGCATGGGGGAGACCGAGAAGGCCTTCCTGGCCGCAGTCAGCCGGCTCGGTCGCTATCCCGTGGTCGGCGGCCTGGCGATTCGCTGGGAGACTGACGGTATCTACGTCGATATCTCGCTTAACCTGCATGACCCCTCGCTGAAGGCGGCCTTCGTCAGCGCCGTCAACAACATGATTCACCTGGCAAGGGCCATCTACCGTCGAGGGATCTTCAAGAGCTGCCTGTTCAATGCTCGGGAGACCCTGCACGTCGACCGGCTGGGGCCGGATCAGCCCTTTATTCTCACGCCGGACATGCGCCTGCCCTACGAGGTCAGCGCGGTCCCCGAGCTCGAGGATCACACCCGGGTGCATTCCTATTTCGAGGATGGCCCCGACCCGGAAGAATTCCTGGTGCTGCCCGACGAGATCATCGTCTCTCTCGAGGCTCTCAACGCCATCCACCATACCGGCATGATCATCTTCGAGGCGCTGCCCACCCACTTGAAGATCCACAGCTACTACCGGCTGCTGGATCCGGCACGCGAGTCGGAGTTTCGAAAGCGACTGGATGACATCCTGGCGGCGGTGGGGCTGATCGAGGGGCTTGGCGTCTCGGGCTTTATGAAGATGCCTTACAAGGACACCAAGTTCTTTGCCCACATCGAGCGCATGCCGGAGCGCTACTACCCCAAGAATCCTTATTCCCCCAAGAACCCCTATGCCTCATGA
- a CDS encoding ATP-binding protein has protein sequence MAHLLRIVMIHGHLDGVVELNVDGHTNICGTNASGKTTLQRLVPVFYGELPNKVVPKTRMKFDAFYLPHRNSYLVYEYRREAGNVCQAVLTRKSDGGVEYRFVGAPYRPQDYLVESEAGVAALDYSQWASELRREGVSVSAKLGATSEYRSVIQNDFTQLHGNSRDGLKLRQIAAQFSLVKPERRIRHMEKLISAVHAKEGKMDTLKTMLAAIFEEDGVELPVTRIRNTKARDWIAQMRQSMRLEPMQQLVARLGEVDRDIADLEATLWQLKPQLEADRHRAERGLADSDEQLAAHQRDFQARERDYGQTRDALNDRLSELNSELERTQHELTDLQQQYERYAEADMPALERDLEALPQWREQCQQLREHLTHMQEAVQASQAQLDGRLRELADVLARQTEEIQGLVDALGDEKTASREQQWEAERSIESRYQDERAALEGSYQARLEQGVERLAALKAQLASTTQTGEEAQEAELAQARLDQAQSDRNAASESLEGVRHEHETLKRERDAAEREREAARQRLSEVQDHGYALHQQRDPAQGSLRHFLRYHRPGWEQQLGKVIAPELLERRDLSPQLSEVAPEGGQGDLFGVALDLAAIDLPDYAQDEASLMAAIEAAEDARQRSEAELQAAEKQLKSGHDRVREADERLGQARIALKRADEEVKYALEARSQQQERHARQQKERRLAGEEALAAQEATQQALRDEKREQLKAMAESHQAQLLELKADGQSRLDSLDEQIRQHKQRLDDLKDEHRRQREELEAAYDRELQEQGVDPVTLRDTRSRLTALDERIRTTARRREELDAYTRFMRVEWGERKPQLVDKEAVLSRDLQAVKRELEQCRQDFQAAKSAHQDAVKALKTQRDAQQQVIDALKPLLSQLAGLGLGASTQPISEAPGDVHERMERARQALASRSHELDTLRKGCEQVESELIKGATSGFVETLDAERAKLVEDDPEQAGNPRRHLPLLRGMLQLLEDQQQQLIQEGRNLGDDLDKFFTVFRDLNRRISAQSRRLSEEVADDLRLEGISKAEVRIQSTIDELGFWEPLKLFAEHFRAWRGDGLPSDDYLNALADVVDLLRSDQQYSFESLLRLELYLNEGGNDLVIKNDRQLLESSSHGMAYLILCKFLLAFTRLLRGQAEIAIHWPIDEIGTLAYHNVEKLFDACDSNRIHIVGAFPNPESDVLMLFHNRYLIDRDDSRPNRRCLKRIEPRLSRLAERLQARATEEVVE, from the coding sequence ATGGCCCATCTTTTACGCATCGTGATGATTCACGGCCACCTTGACGGTGTGGTCGAGCTGAATGTCGATGGTCACACCAATATTTGCGGGACCAACGCCTCGGGGAAGACCACCTTGCAGCGCCTGGTGCCGGTGTTTTACGGCGAGCTGCCCAACAAGGTAGTGCCCAAGACACGCATGAAGTTCGATGCCTTCTATCTGCCGCATCGCAACAGCTACCTGGTGTATGAATACCGGCGCGAGGCGGGCAATGTCTGCCAGGCGGTGTTGACGCGCAAGAGCGATGGGGGCGTCGAGTACCGCTTCGTGGGGGCGCCATATCGCCCACAAGACTATCTGGTGGAGAGCGAGGCCGGTGTCGCGGCCCTCGATTACAGTCAGTGGGCCAGCGAGCTGCGCCGCGAGGGGGTGAGCGTATCGGCCAAGCTGGGCGCTACCTCTGAATACCGCTCGGTGATCCAGAATGATTTCACCCAGCTGCATGGCAATAGTCGCGATGGCCTCAAGCTGCGCCAGATAGCCGCTCAGTTCAGCCTGGTGAAGCCCGAACGCCGCATCCGCCACATGGAGAAGCTGATCTCGGCGGTGCATGCCAAAGAGGGCAAGATGGATACCCTCAAGACCATGCTGGCCGCGATCTTCGAAGAGGATGGCGTCGAGCTGCCGGTCACCCGGATTCGCAATACCAAGGCCCGCGACTGGATCGCGCAGATGCGTCAGTCGATGCGCCTGGAGCCCATGCAGCAGTTAGTGGCGCGGCTTGGGGAGGTGGATCGCGACATCGCTGACCTGGAGGCGACGTTATGGCAGCTCAAACCCCAACTGGAGGCTGATCGTCATCGCGCCGAGCGCGGCCTGGCCGATAGCGATGAGCAGCTTGCCGCGCACCAGCGTGACTTCCAGGCCCGTGAGCGTGACTACGGACAGACCCGCGACGCGCTTAACGATCGCCTCAGCGAGCTGAACAGCGAGCTTGAACGTACCCAGCATGAGCTCACCGATCTGCAGCAGCAGTACGAGCGCTACGCCGAGGCGGACATGCCGGCCCTGGAGCGTGATCTGGAAGCCTTGCCCCAGTGGCGTGAGCAGTGCCAACAGCTTCGAGAGCACCTGACCCACATGCAGGAAGCCGTGCAGGCCAGTCAGGCGCAGCTCGATGGACGGCTGCGCGAGCTGGCCGATGTGCTGGCGCGGCAAACAGAGGAAATTCAGGGCCTCGTCGATGCCCTGGGCGATGAGAAAACCGCCAGTCGCGAGCAGCAGTGGGAGGCCGAGCGCAGTATCGAGTCGCGGTATCAGGACGAGCGTGCAGCCCTCGAGGGCAGCTATCAGGCCCGGCTCGAGCAGGGCGTCGAGCGATTGGCCGCACTCAAGGCGCAGCTCGCGTCTACCACCCAGACTGGCGAAGAGGCCCAGGAGGCCGAACTGGCCCAGGCGCGGCTGGACCAGGCGCAGAGCGATCGCAATGCCGCATCTGAGAGCCTGGAAGGCGTGCGCCACGAGCACGAGACCCTAAAGCGCGAACGTGACGCCGCTGAACGTGAGCGCGAAGCGGCCAGGCAGCGGTTGTCTGAGGTTCAGGATCATGGCTATGCGCTGCATCAGCAGCGTGATCCTGCCCAGGGCAGTCTGCGACATTTTCTGCGCTACCACCGGCCCGGCTGGGAGCAGCAGTTGGGCAAGGTGATCGCGCCCGAATTGCTCGAGCGTCGGGATTTGTCGCCGCAGCTTTCTGAGGTGGCACCAGAAGGGGGACAGGGTGACCTGTTCGGTGTGGCCCTCGATCTGGCGGCGATTGACCTGCCTGATTACGCACAGGATGAAGCCAGCCTGATGGCGGCTATCGAGGCGGCCGAGGACGCGCGTCAGCGGTCAGAGGCCGAGCTGCAAGCGGCCGAGAAGCAGCTCAAGTCAGGCCACGACCGCGTGCGGGAGGCCGACGAACGCCTGGGGCAGGCGCGGATTGCGCTCAAGCGAGCCGACGAGGAAGTGAAGTACGCGCTCGAGGCGCGAAGCCAGCAGCAGGAACGCCATGCCCGGCAGCAGAAAGAGCGTCGTCTGGCTGGCGAAGAGGCGCTGGCGGCTCAGGAGGCGACTCAGCAGGCACTGCGTGACGAAAAGCGTGAGCAGCTGAAGGCGATGGCAGAATCTCACCAGGCGCAGCTTTTGGAGCTGAAGGCCGATGGGCAGAGCCGACTGGATAGTCTGGATGAACAGATTCGCCAGCATAAACAGCGGCTCGATGACTTGAAGGATGAACACCGGCGTCAGCGCGAGGAGCTGGAAGCCGCCTATGATCGAGAGCTGCAGGAGCAGGGCGTTGACCCCGTTACGCTGCGAGATACCCGCTCGCGTTTGACAGCGCTCGATGAGCGTATTCGGACCACGGCTCGGCGCCGCGAAGAACTCGACGCCTATACCCGTTTCATGCGCGTTGAATGGGGCGAGCGCAAGCCACAGCTGGTCGACAAGGAAGCGGTGCTGTCGCGTGACCTGCAGGCGGTCAAGCGCGAACTCGAGCAATGCAGGCAGGATTTCCAAGCGGCCAAGTCGGCGCATCAGGATGCGGTCAAGGCACTCAAGACCCAGCGCGACGCGCAGCAGCAGGTGATCGACGCCCTCAAGCCGCTGCTGAGCCAGTTGGCCGGCCTGGGGCTCGGCGCGTCGACTCAGCCGATCAGCGAGGCGCCCGGCGATGTGCATGAACGCATGGAGCGGGCGCGGCAAGCCCTGGCCAGTCGCAGTCATGAACTGGATACCCTGCGCAAGGGCTGCGAGCAGGTGGAAAGCGAGTTGATCAAGGGCGCCACGTCGGGCTTCGTCGAGACCCTCGACGCCGAGCGGGCCAAGCTTGTGGAAGATGACCCCGAGCAGGCTGGCAACCCTCGGCGTCACCTACCGCTATTGCGCGGCATGCTTCAGCTGCTGGAGGATCAGCAGCAGCAGCTGATCCAGGAGGGGCGCAACCTTGGCGATGACCTGGACAAGTTCTTCACCGTCTTTCGCGACCTCAACCGCCGCATCAGTGCCCAGAGTCGTCGCCTCTCCGAAGAGGTCGCCGACGACCTGCGCCTCGAGGGCATCAGCAAGGCCGAAGTGCGTATCCAGTCGACCATCGATGAGCTGGGCTTCTGGGAGCCTCTTAAGCTGTTTGCCGAGCATTTCAGGGCGTGGCGCGGCGACGGCCTGCCCAGCGATGACTATCTCAATGCCCTGGCCGATGTGGTGGACCTGCTGCGCAGCGATCAGCAATACAGCTTCGAGAGCCTGCTGCGCCTCGAGCTTTACTTGAACGAAGGCGGCAACGATCTGGTGATCAAGAACGATCGCCAGCTTCTGGAATCGTCTAGCCACGGTATGGCCTACCTGATCCTGTGCAAGTTCCTGCTTGCTTTCACTCGCTTGCTGCGCGGCCAGGCGGAGATCGCCATCCACTGGCCCATCGACGAGATCGGCACGCTGGCCTATCACAACGTCGAAAAACTTTTCGATGCCTGCGACAGCAACCGCATCCATATCGTCGGCGCCTTTCCCAACCCCGAGTCGGACGTGCTGATGCTGTTCCACAATCGCTATCTGATCGATCGCGACGACAGCCGCCCCAACCGTCGTTGTCTGAAACGCATCGAACCGCGGCTGAGTCGCCTGGCCGAGCGGCTGCAGGCCCGCGCCACCGAGGAGGTCGTAGAATGA
- a CDS encoding winged helix DNA-binding protein, translated as MSKDSVVAPAATRRGPIVSSEHLSHSAQELSEFEFGMIISGHAFNRWMVRCMTAAGYPELGVLDVLVLHSVNHRERAKRQADICLVLNVEDTHTVTYALKKLGKHGLVAGEKQGKETLFRTTDEGRAACQRYAEIREDCLVESLSSLGIGREDMHQMAGLLRAMSGLYDQAARSAASL; from the coding sequence ATGAGCAAGGACAGCGTCGTCGCACCCGCCGCGACCCGCCGCGGCCCGATCGTGTCGTCGGAACACCTCTCCCACAGCGCACAGGAGCTGTCGGAGTTCGAGTTTGGCATGATCATTTCGGGGCATGCCTTCAACCGCTGGATGGTGCGTTGCATGACAGCGGCGGGATACCCGGAACTCGGGGTGTTGGATGTACTGGTGCTGCACAGCGTCAACCATCGCGAACGAGCCAAGCGCCAGGCGGATATCTGCCTGGTGCTCAACGTCGAGGACACCCACACCGTCACCTATGCGCTGAAGAAACTCGGCAAGCACGGCCTGGTGGCCGGCGAGAAACAGGGGAAAGAAACCCTTTTCCGCACCACCGATGAGGGTCGTGCGGCCTGCCAGCGCTATGCCGAGATCCGCGAGGACTGTCTGGTCGAGTCGCTGTCCTCGCTGGGCATCGGCCGCGAAGACATGCACCAGATGGCAGGGCTGCTGCGTGCCATGTCGGGGCTCTATGACCAGGCGGCTCGCTCAGCGGCCTCGCTATAG
- a CDS encoding TRAP transporter large permease: protein MLVMMTVLLVALLLLLGSGVWVAFSLMGLAWIAISQFSSIPTGDVMASDIWSASYSWELTALPMFIWMGEILFRSRLAEDMFSGLSPWLQRIPGRLLHTNVVGCGLFAAVSGSSAATCATMGKMSIPELTKRGYDERLVLGTLAGSATLGLLIPPSIILIVYAVATDQSIARLFMAGVLPGVMLITLFAGYLMLWSWRYPDKVPPAEARMSFKDKLRASRRLIPLFALIVGVIGSIYAGIASPTEAAAVGVVLSLLLAKLQGAMSRRIFTEAILGAVKTSTMIAFILAGASFLTAAMGFTGLPSDLAAWIGTLGLSPLMLLAVLTVFFILLGCFLDGISVVVLTTSIMLPMVEAAGIDLIWFGIFLVIVVEMSQITPPVGFNLFVLQGMTGRNILHIARAALPFFGLMLLGVILITLFPQIVTYLPEAMGNS from the coding sequence ATGCTCGTCATGATGACCGTATTGCTGGTCGCCCTGCTGCTGCTGCTCGGCAGCGGCGTCTGGGTGGCCTTTTCCCTGATGGGGCTCGCCTGGATCGCCATCAGTCAGTTCAGCTCGATTCCCACCGGCGACGTGATGGCCTCGGATATCTGGAGCGCAAGCTACAGCTGGGAGCTGACCGCCCTGCCGATGTTCATCTGGATGGGCGAGATCCTGTTTCGCTCGCGCCTCGCCGAGGACATGTTCAGCGGCCTCTCGCCCTGGCTCCAACGCATTCCTGGGCGCCTATTGCATACCAATGTGGTCGGCTGCGGCCTGTTCGCGGCGGTCTCCGGCTCATCGGCTGCCACCTGCGCCACCATGGGCAAGATGTCGATTCCCGAACTTACCAAGCGTGGCTACGATGAGCGCCTGGTGCTGGGCACCCTGGCCGGCTCGGCGACCCTTGGCCTGCTGATTCCACCATCGATCATCCTGATCGTCTATGCGGTAGCCACCGACCAGTCCATCGCGCGATTGTTCATGGCCGGTGTGCTGCCGGGTGTGATGCTGATCACGCTATTCGCCGGCTACCTGATGCTGTGGTCCTGGCGCTATCCGGACAAGGTGCCACCGGCCGAGGCGCGAATGAGCTTCAAGGACAAGCTGCGGGCATCCCGCCGCCTGATTCCACTGTTCGCGCTGATCGTGGGCGTGATCGGCTCAATCTATGCCGGTATTGCCTCGCCCACCGAGGCGGCTGCCGTCGGCGTGGTGCTGTCGCTGTTGCTAGCGAAGCTGCAGGGCGCCATGAGCCGGCGCATCTTCACCGAGGCGATACTCGGCGCGGTCAAGACCTCGACCATGATCGCCTTCATCCTCGCCGGCGCCTCCTTCCTGACCGCTGCCATGGGCTTCACCGGCCTGCCAAGCGACCTGGCCGCCTGGATCGGCACCCTGGGGCTGTCGCCACTGATGCTGCTGGCCGTGCTGACGGTCTTTTTCATCCTGCTGGGCTGCTTCCTCGATGGCATTTCGGTGGTGGTGCTGACAACCTCGATCATGCTGCCGATGGTCGAGGCCGCCGGCATCGATCTGATCTGGTTCGGTATCTTCCTGGTGATCGTGGTGGAGATGTCACAGATCACACCGCCGGTTGGCTTTAACCTCTTCGTGCTGCAGGGCATGACCGGGCGCAACATTCTGCATATCGCCAGGGCCGCGCTGCCTTTCTTCGGCCTGATGCTGCTGGGTGTTATCCTGATCACTCTCTTTCCACAGATAGTTACCTACCTGCCCGAGGCCATGGGGAACAGTTGA